One Cryobacterium roopkundense genomic region harbors:
- a CDS encoding CoA transferase subunit A — MDKTYSSAASAVADIPDGASIAVGGFGLVGVPIVLIRALLAQGTTALHVVSNNCGVDGWGLGELLREGRISRVIASYIGENKDFARRYLGGELEVELTPQGTLAERMRAGGSGIPAFFTASGVGTMVADGGLPWRYGPDGQVTVSSPAKETRLISSLGSAKEYVLEEAIVTDYAFVRAAKGDRHGNLVFEKSARNFNPVAGMAGRITIAEVDELVEPGQIDPDEVHLAGIYVNRIVQLGAADAADLPIEKTTTRPRAAAATLNGQR, encoded by the coding sequence ATGGACAAAACGTATTCTTCGGCGGCATCCGCTGTGGCCGACATTCCCGATGGTGCTTCGATCGCGGTCGGCGGGTTTGGGCTGGTTGGCGTGCCGATCGTGCTGATTCGCGCGCTGCTGGCGCAGGGTACGACTGCCCTGCACGTGGTGAGCAACAATTGCGGCGTTGACGGTTGGGGCTTGGGCGAGCTGTTGCGCGAGGGCCGGATCAGCCGGGTGATTGCTTCCTATATCGGAGAGAACAAGGACTTTGCCCGCCGCTACCTCGGAGGCGAGCTCGAGGTTGAGCTGACCCCCCAGGGCACCCTCGCTGAGCGGATGCGGGCCGGCGGCAGCGGGATCCCGGCGTTCTTCACCGCGAGTGGGGTGGGGACGATGGTCGCCGATGGCGGCCTGCCGTGGCGGTACGGGCCGGATGGGCAGGTGACGGTCTCCAGCCCGGCGAAGGAGACCCGGCTGATTTCGTCGCTCGGCTCCGCGAAGGAGTACGTGCTCGAGGAGGCGATCGTCACCGACTACGCCTTCGTACGCGCGGCGAAGGGTGACCGGCACGGCAACCTCGTCTTCGAGAAGTCGGCCCGCAACTTCAACCCGGTCGCCGGCATGGCCGGTCGCATCACGATCGCCGAAGTCGATGAACTCGTCGAACCAGGCCAGATCGACCCCGACGAGGTGCACCTGGCCGGCATTTACGTGAACCGCATCGTGCAGCTCGGCGCAGCGGATGCCGCCGATCTCCCCATCGAGAAGACCACCACCCGGCCGCGCGCCGCGGCGGCAACCTTGAACGGACAGCGCTGA